The segment ATGTTCGTCCAGCACCGCTGCACGAACTTTGGTATGGAGAAGAAGAAGTTCCTCGGTGATGGTGTCGTCGTAGGTAGCGGTACCATCGATGGACGTCTCGTCTACGTCTTCGCTCAGGACTTCACCGTCATAGGTGGCGCACTCGGCGAGATGCTCGCTGCCAAGATCTGCAAGGTGATGGATCTAGCTATGACTATGGGCGCACCGTGTATCGGTCTCAACGACTCTGGTGGTGCACGTATCCAAGAGGCGGTCAACGCACTCTGTGGCTACGGTGAGATCTTCGAGCGCAACATCCTTGCTTCGGGTGTCATCCCTCAGATCTCTGGTATCTTCGGTCCATGCGCCGGTGGTGCTGTCTATTCGCCCGCACTGACCGACTTCAACATTATGGTACGCAACTCCAGCTACATGTTCCTCACAGGTCCTAAGGTGGTCAAGACGGTCACCGGCGAGGACGTCACTCAGGAGGAGCTAGGAGGTGCCGACGTACACGCATCTAAGAGTGGTGTGGCACACTTCGCCGTAGACAACGACGAGGCTGGTCTTCAGCTCATCCGTCAGCTGCTCTCCTTCCTGCCACAAAACAACATGGAGGAGCCACCCTTCGTCGCTTGCGATGATCCCGCAGACCGCTGCGAGGATCTACTCAATGAGATCATCCCCGACTCGCCAAACCGTGCTTACGACATGTACGAGGTGATCGGAGCAATCGTTGACCATGGTGAGTTCCTCGAGGTACATCGTGACTACGCACGCAACATCATCGTCGGCTTCGCACGCTTCAACGGACAGAGCGTCGGTATCGTAGCTAACCAACCCAAGGTAATGGCTGGTAGTCTTGACTGCAACTCCTCTCGCAAGGCAGCACGCTTCGTACGCTTCTGCGATTCATTCAATATCCCCATCGTCACACTCGTCGACGTACCAGGCTTCCTCCCAGGTACTGGTCAGGAGTACAACGCTGTCATCACGCACGGTGCTAAGCTTCTCTACGCTTACGGCGAGGCTACCGTACCTAAGATCACGGTCGTCCTACGCAAGGCATACGGTGGTGCCTACATCGTGATGGGCTCTAAGCACCTCCGTGCAGACATCAACTACGCTTGGCCATCTGCAGAGATTGCCGTCATGGGTCCGTCAGGAGCCGTCGAGGTAGTCTTTGCTAAGGAGGTCAAGGCGAGCGATGATCCCGCCAAGACAGCTCTGGAGAAGGAAGAGGAGTATCGTGAGGCTTTTGCCAATCCGTACAATGCTGCTTCCTACGGTTACATCGATGATGTCATCGAGCCGAGGAACACCCGTTTTCGCATCATCCGTGCGCTACAGCAGCTACGCACGAAGCGTCAGACGCTCCCCGCTAAGAAGCATGACAACGTACCGCTCTAACCCCTTCTACAGATGGCAACCAAAAAGATAGAAAAGGGTAAGAAGGCACCCGCTAAGAGAGCCAAGAAGGCAGCTACAGCACCCTCTCCCGAAGAGGTTGCTATAGCACTCGCCTTAGCCCAGGCTCTAGGCACCCCTCACGATGAGGAGTCCTATCAGCTCACGATACGGCACAAAGAGTTTGATCCTTGGTCATTCAAGCTACAGAACATGCGTGTCACACCACAGAAGCAGTATTACATCTAACCCTAAACGGCAGTACCTTAGTAGTCTAGTGCGCTAGACCGCTAAGCACCCATATCAAACCCCTTATGAAAGAATATAAGTATAAGATCGATGGCAAAGAGTACGCCGTCAAGATTGACAAGATCGAGGGTGACCAAGCTCAGCTAGAGGTCAACGGCACCCCATACAACGTCGAGATCATACAGGAGAAGAAGGATACCCCTAAGGTCTCCAAACCCACTCCTACAGCAGCACCTGCAGCCACAGCAGCCCCTGCGCCCGCTGCAGCTCCAGCCGCCACAGGCAAGGGCAAAGCGGTCAAGGCTCCCCTACCTGGCGTCATCATATCAGTAGACGTACAGGTCGGTCAGCAGGTCAAGCGCGGTCAGCAAGTCGCTGTGCTCGAAGCCATGAAGATGGAGAACGGCATCAACGCTGAGTGCGACGGCACCATCACCGAGATCAAAGTCAAGGCTGGAGACTCTATCCTAGAGGGTACAGACATCGTTATCATCGGATAGACAGGACAGTCTGACAACCGACTATAGAGCGAGTTGGGATTAAGAAGTGGACGGCAAGAGAGCTTAGTAAGAGCAAGTGGCACAGCTCCACGATCGCTTACTTCGTCTCTCACTAGTTGTCCGCAGCTTATCCCCAACTCGCTTGCATTTTTTCCTTCATCACATACTTTAGATTCACTGTTATGACAAACTTACAGCGTCTCTTGGCAACACTGACGGCAATCCTCTGCGTGATCCTTGCCACGAGTAGTTGCCACCCCAATCAAGCTCCCAACCCCGGTTCCGATACGACAGGCGTCGACACAACGGGCGTGACACCGCAGCCAGACCCACAGCCCTTCCAGTCCATCCTCGAGCTAGATGCCAACGGCGAGCTCACCGCCATCCCCTTCCCCTGTGTCGATTGGCTTGGAGGCGAGAAGGCTGTCCAAGCCTTTGAGCAGAGCAAGGGTGCTACCCTCGATGGAACAATAGATAAGAATGGCAAGAAGGTCCTCCGCTACAAGACGGGCGACCCCAAGGGACAGCAGCCCATACGACTCTACATCATCGATCCGGCTAAGGCAATCCTCGAGACCTCTTCCATACAGATTGCAGCGCATCTAGTCGCTGAGGGAGACGACATCAATGATAATATGGAGATCCTCCTCAGCGACGCCGGCTATCAGAAGGTGCCTGAAGCTAAGGGTATCGCTTACTCCAACGGCACCTACCTGCTCGTCTTCTCTAAGATCAATGACAGCTCATGGGCTATCGCCTACAAGTCCGCTGGCGATCCCGCCCAGCTAGCAGGCATCCTACAGATCAAGGACTTCCCCTATCTCAAGAAGGAGACCAAGATGAGCGCTTACACCTTCGAAGAGATCGAAGCTTACGAGAAGCAGCTCGGACTACGCAAGCAGACCAGCAAGACAAAGACCAGTGTCACCTATCAGGCGATCGATCCCAGCAAGGTGAACTTCACCTACGTTCGCTACGACATTGACCCCAACGACGAAGGCAAGTCTGGTCCTATAGTACGCACCGACCGCTTCACAATGGCTATGTACAAGCAGCCTGAGCTACGCTCTTACTTTGAGCTCAACGGCTTCAACTACGAGGGCGCTTTCCAAAACTATGCCGAGAAGTTTGTCAACAAAGACCTAGCCGTACGTCTTCGTCTCTCCGACAAGAGACCTGGAGCCATCATCACATTTGAGGACGCTCCCGACCTATATCACAAAGGGCCGAAGCCCGGTCAGCCCACCTTCCAGGCACTCTACCTACCGCTGCTAGATGTCTTCGGTCAGAAAATTAGCAAGGAGAGCCCCATCATCGATCGTGAGCGAGAGATCCACCCCGACTGCGAGGTAGAGTTTAAGCCAGCCAATCCTGATGCTGGATATAAACACGATGCCATCAAGGTAAGCATGCCTCTCTCCTTCAAGCTCGATCCCGCAGATCGCAACAAGCCTCGTACGATAAGCTACGCCTACGAGTCAAAGAGTGGCTCGACTATAGAGCAGATTTCTTATGACTTCTCTCCCGAGTGGGAAAAAGCTAAGATCGATGGAGATAACGCCATCATCAAGGACTTTATGACGAAAAACGGCTTTGCCTACAAGGGCGATCAGATACTTGAGAACGAGCAAGGGCAGCTCCACCTTTATCAGTATTACAATGCATCTCTAGGTATCTACTTTGAGTATGTACGCTTTATAAAGCCCGCCTTTATGACCCTCCCCATAGGGATCTACACCAAGACTCCGACTGTAAAGCTATAAGACTATACACAGAGCCTTATATACACACAGAGCCAGCTCTCAGACTATAAGCGTCTGAGAGCTGGCTCACTTTCTATCGGGACATAAAGACTACCTATTTGCGCAAAATCGGGTCACGTTGTCCCCATTTCGTGCTTTTATCTCGTCGTTTTGGCCCGATCCGACGCCGTTGCTGACCATTCTCGTAGCGTGAACTTTTGGCAATGTCGGGACTTTTCTCTATCTTAGAGGTCGATTTAATGAGTATAATAGATGAAGCCTATACAATTCATACAGAAGTCTCTCCTGCTCGTGGCTGCGCTACTCACGCTCAGCATCGCCTGCACGGCTCAGAGCAAGGAGCAGCAAGAGACCGCCAAAACCGAGATACTGCACATCAATGCAAACTATATGCGCGAGCATATCTACGACTTTGAGGCGCATCCCGACACCTTTGTATACAAGGGTGACAAGCCCGCCATCATCGACTTTTACGCCGATTGGTGTCGTCCCTGTCGCCAACTAGCTCCCAAGCTACAGAAGGTAGCCGACCAATACGCTGATCAGCTCGTTGTCTACAAGGTCAATGTGGACGAGAACCCACAGCTGGCCGCACTCTTTGGCGTACAGAGCATCCCGATGGTACTCTTCGTACCGCTTGATGACCTACCCTATCAGAGTCTCGGAGACCTCCCTATGGATCATATTGAGGGGCTCCTCGGCAAGATAGGGGTCAAAACCGATAACCAGTAAAACACTCAATACACAGTAACTATAAACCAAACAAACACTATGTCTACAGTAAAATTTCAAGATAAGATCACTGTCACCCTCGCTGGTGAGCAACCTAAGATAGGGACCATGGCTCCCAACTTCGAGCTAGTTCGCAAGGACCTCTCCACAGCCAAGCTCTCTGACTATCGTGGCAAGCGTGTCGTCCTCAACATCTTCCCCAGCGTCGACACAGGGGTCTGCGCAGCATCCGTACGTCGCTTCAACGCTGAGGCTGCTAAGCTCGACAATACCGTCGTCCTCTGCATCTCTCAGGATCTACCCTTCGCACAGGCACGCTTCTGCGGTGCTGAGGGGCTGGACAATGTCGAGACGCTCTCTACCTTCCGCTGCTGTACGGTACCCTCTTCAGAGCCTGCTTTCTGCAAGAACTACGGACTGATGATGCAGGACGGACCTCTCGCTGGGCTACAGGCTCGCTGCGTTATCGTCATCGATGCTGAGGGTAAGGTCATCTACGAGGAGCTAGTTCCTGAGATCACCCAGGAGCCTAACTACGACAAGGCTATCGCTGCACTCAAGTAAGCGCGCCCTCACACAGGCAGACGACGGCGTCACAGCCTTCGATCTCCTCACACACGATAGCGGCACCACACCCCAGACATTACACATTATGGAGCTTGGTGCCGCTCTCTTTCTCTCTAACTACACCACCCCCTATCTTATGAAGAGAACTACCATATTACTACTCCTCCTTACCGCACTCTGGCAGTCGCTGGGGGCGCAGGTTCAAGTGCCTAAGCCTAGTGATGCGGACTTTGCTACGAGCAACGTACTCGCCGTCTACGATGGCGGATTGCGCATAGCTACTATCTGTCGTGAATATATTGTCGACAGCAACCTTAAGGAGGGTGTCGTCGCTGACGTCCTCTACCTGGCTAATGAAGATGGCTCGACCAACTACGCCTTCGGGTACGACCTTAAGGAGGCAACCCACTACAGCTGGGATCTAGAGCAAAACAGCTGTGACCGTCTTTATGTAGATATGGAGTACGAGGGACTCTTTATCTCCCAGACCCTAACCGTTAGCTATGCTAAGCTTGCTAACGCTCGTACCGCTACACTTCAGCCTCTGCTCCTCACCGATCAGCGAGGTGACGAGACCACAAGCTATGGCATCGTCAAGATCGGCGCACAGCTATGGATGCGAGAAAATCTCGCAACTCTGCGCTGGCGTGACGGGTCGAAAATAACGACTGGACTGAGCAAGTCGCAGTGGTGGAGTACAGAAGAGGCTGCCGTCTGTTACTACAATAACGACCTCAACCTACTCGCTTCACACGGGGCTCTTTACAACTTCTTTGCTGTAATTGATTCTCGTGGACTAGCTCCCGAGGGGTGGACTGTACCCAGTGACGATGCGTGGCACTCGATGATACACTACGTAGACCCCAAGGGCTTTGAACCCAACCCAGATCTCCTAGATCGCGAATCCGAGCACGCAGGCTTACTGCTCAAGAGTACTGAGGGGTGGAGGGTCCCCCCCGTACCTGACGAGGGCGCTGTCCTTAAGCAGGGCAATAACTTGACAGGCTTCAACGCACGCCCTATGGGTAGCACATCGCAGTCTAACTATATGGACTACTCTGCTGAGGGGTACCAGGCATACTTCTGGACCTCCTCTATTTATGAGAAGAGTGCACTCTTCAGACGTTTCTTTTGGGATGAAGATATTGCAAACAGATGGTTTGAGAGCAAGAACTACGGCTACTCCGTCCGTTGCGTCCAGCCTGCCACAAAAGTGGAGATCGTCCCCTCCGCTCCGCAAGTGATAACTGGCGTGCAGCTTGAGACCAATCTCGACACCAAGACACCCTTCATGATTCGTGCCGTCAGCAAGAGCGGTGAGATCGTAGTCACAGACGCTTCTGGGGCTAAGCACACCTTTACAGTGGACAAGCGCATCGACCAGCTTATGGGAGGTGTCGGCACACTCGTCTCTCTGCCCGCCTCAGAGCACAATGATAAGCTAACGATCTCTGGAGACCTCATCTATCTCGACCTTTCTGGACAGGAGATCACATCATGCCGCGTCGGAGAGGCTAACCTACTACAAGCTCTCATACTCAATAATAATAAGCTCACCCAGCTAACGCTCCCCACGCTACCAGACCTGCGCCTGCTCTATGTGCACTCTAACCGGCTGAAGAGCGTATTCCTAGGAGCGCAGCCACAGCTTACTGAGCTAGTTCTCATGACCAACCTACTCTCAAAGGTGGACTTGTCGCAGCTCCCCGCACTAAAGCACCTAGGCGTAGCGATGAACCAGATTACAGAGCTAGACCTAACTCACAACGTAGCTCTCCAAGCCCTCGACTGTCAGGTGAACATGCTTAGAGAGCTGCACATCGCACACCTCACGCAGCTCAAAGAGCTACACTGCTCTAAAAACAAGATCACCACGCTCCCCGTAGCAGATCTGACACAGCTCGAGAAGCTATACTGCGCAGACAACAAGCTCAAGACACTGGACATCTCTAAGCTCAACAATCTCACAGAGATAAACTGTAGCAACAATGAGCTCTCCACCCTTGATCTCAAAGGCAAGAAGGCACTCACAGAGCTCTACGCCTTTACCAACCAGTTCTCTCAGCTAGACCTCAGCGAGGCAAAAGCTCTTGAGACGATCAGCATAGGAGACAATCAGTTATCCCAGTTAGCTCTCGTCGATATGGGTCATCTTGAGTCTCTCTCAGCTCCCTTTAACACGCTCTCTCAGCTGACGCTCACCGACTGCCCCAATCTCGGTGCCGTCTCTGTCTTTGCTAATAGGCTAGCGAGCATCTCCCTAGCAAACTGTCCTAAGCTCACAATCCTAGAGATCAACAACAACCGCTTTACCGATCCACTACCTCTAGTGGAGAGCCTGCCGACTCATCCTGACTTACAGGACAATGCCGGCTACATCGTCTTCCTCAACAGTAACGAGTATGGCGACTTCCCCGAGGGCAATGTCAAGAGTGACGCCTTCATCACCGCTGCCAACAAGAAGGGGTGGGTCGTGCTCAATGGAGAGACACCGCTCACGACACACATCTCCGAGGTCACCCCTGCAGCTATGGGGCAGATCATCTCGACAGACCACGAGGGGTGCTACGAGATCGTCGGAGCAAACCCCGCCCTGTGGCAAGTCTACACAGCCGAGGGCCTGCTCGTAGCGACCAGCCGTCAGGCACACGCTGACAACGTCATCGACCTCACTCAGCAGCCTCACGGAGTCTACCTCGTACGGCTTATCGCCCACGACGGCTCGCAGCAGAGCTACCGCATCGTTCGATAGACCGATATTGTGGCCCCATAGGCACAGTTCACTAAGTAAAGTTATAGCTGTCTGACACAGCAACAGACAGCTCCACAACGGAGGGCTCCATCGCTAAGTAATCGCGGTAGAGCCCTCTGTCATTATACCGGTTATCGCTTTCTTAAACGCAACACCCCCCCCTCTGAAGGGTCAGCCAGCTTTAGGAAGAGTCGACTTCAAGAGAGTGCTAGCAAAGAGTTC is part of the Porphyromonas asaccharolytica DSM 20707 genome and harbors:
- a CDS encoding acyl-CoA carboxylase subunit beta, whose protein sequence is MSVQQEKIKQLLAKREEARLGGGEARIEKQHAKGKYTARERIAMLLDEGSFEEIDMFVQHRCTNFGMEKKKFLGDGVVVGSGTIDGRLVYVFAQDFTVIGGALGEMLAAKICKVMDLAMTMGAPCIGLNDSGGARIQEAVNALCGYGEIFERNILASGVIPQISGIFGPCAGGAVYSPALTDFNIMVRNSSYMFLTGPKVVKTVTGEDVTQEELGGADVHASKSGVAHFAVDNDEAGLQLIRQLLSFLPQNNMEEPPFVACDDPADRCEDLLNEIIPDSPNRAYDMYEVIGAIVDHGEFLEVHRDYARNIIVGFARFNGQSVGIVANQPKVMAGSLDCNSSRKAARFVRFCDSFNIPIVTLVDVPGFLPGTGQEYNAVITHGAKLLYAYGEATVPKITVVLRKAYGGAYIVMGSKHLRADINYAWPSAEIAVMGPSGAVEVVFAKEVKASDDPAKTALEKEEEYREAFANPYNAASYGYIDDVIEPRNTRFRIIRALQQLRTKRQTLPAKKHDNVPL
- a CDS encoding acetyl-CoA carboxylase biotin carboxyl carrier protein subunit, whose protein sequence is MKEYKYKIDGKEYAVKIDKIEGDQAQLEVNGTPYNVEIIQEKKDTPKVSKPTPTAAPAATAAPAPAAAPAATGKGKAVKAPLPGVIISVDVQVGQQVKRGQQVAVLEAMKMENGINAECDGTITEIKVKAGDSILEGTDIVIIG
- a CDS encoding thioredoxin family protein, with the translated sequence MKPIQFIQKSLLLVAALLTLSIACTAQSKEQQETAKTEILHINANYMREHIYDFEAHPDTFVYKGDKPAIIDFYADWCRPCRQLAPKLQKVADQYADQLVVYKVNVDENPQLAALFGVQSIPMVLFVPLDDLPYQSLGDLPMDHIEGLLGKIGVKTDNQ
- the tpx gene encoding thiol peroxidase, with the protein product MSTVKFQDKITVTLAGEQPKIGTMAPNFELVRKDLSTAKLSDYRGKRVVLNIFPSVDTGVCAASVRRFNAEAAKLDNTVVLCISQDLPFAQARFCGAEGLDNVETLSTFRCCTVPSSEPAFCKNYGLMMQDGPLAGLQARCVIVIDAEGKVIYEELVPEITQEPNYDKAIAALK
- a CDS encoding FISUMP domain-containing protein, which codes for MKRTTILLLLLTALWQSLGAQVQVPKPSDADFATSNVLAVYDGGLRIATICREYIVDSNLKEGVVADVLYLANEDGSTNYAFGYDLKEATHYSWDLEQNSCDRLYVDMEYEGLFISQTLTVSYAKLANARTATLQPLLLTDQRGDETTSYGIVKIGAQLWMRENLATLRWRDGSKITTGLSKSQWWSTEEAAVCYYNNDLNLLASHGALYNFFAVIDSRGLAPEGWTVPSDDAWHSMIHYVDPKGFEPNPDLLDRESEHAGLLLKSTEGWRVPPVPDEGAVLKQGNNLTGFNARPMGSTSQSNYMDYSAEGYQAYFWTSSIYEKSALFRRFFWDEDIANRWFESKNYGYSVRCVQPATKVEIVPSAPQVITGVQLETNLDTKTPFMIRAVSKSGEIVVTDASGAKHTFTVDKRIDQLMGGVGTLVSLPASEHNDKLTISGDLIYLDLSGQEITSCRVGEANLLQALILNNNKLTQLTLPTLPDLRLLYVHSNRLKSVFLGAQPQLTELVLMTNLLSKVDLSQLPALKHLGVAMNQITELDLTHNVALQALDCQVNMLRELHIAHLTQLKELHCSKNKITTLPVADLTQLEKLYCADNKLKTLDISKLNNLTEINCSNNELSTLDLKGKKALTELYAFTNQFSQLDLSEAKALETISIGDNQLSQLALVDMGHLESLSAPFNTLSQLTLTDCPNLGAVSVFANRLASISLANCPKLTILEINNNRFTDPLPLVESLPTHPDLQDNAGYIVFLNSNEYGDFPEGNVKSDAFITAANKKGWVVLNGETPLTTHISEVTPAAMGQIISTDHEGCYEIVGANPALWQVYTAEGLLVATSRQAHADNVIDLTQQPHGVYLVRLIAHDGSQQSYRIVR